Proteins encoded within one genomic window of Alteribacter populi:
- a CDS encoding PhoH family protein — protein MKNVYVLDTNVLLQDPLAIYSFHEHDVIIPAVVLEEVDSKKRYMDEIGRNARQVARLLDEFRENGKLHEGVNLPSGGTLRVELNHRSFEKMKQTFLEVTNDNRILAVALNIKIEEENTLVKKVVLVSKDALMRVKADALGLFTEDFLSDRVVQFDRMYKGYEEKFLPPKKMDELFEKRRLVKPDFTRTITQPHQFYIFRDEAAPSRSALGKVDKDNECVELFIAADDPVWGIRARNVQQRMALDILTRDDIPLVTLAGKAGTGKTLLSLAAGLYQTEDLQKYKKLLVARPVVPVGKDIGYLPGEKEEKLRPWMQPIYDNLEYLFNAKKPGELDKILDGMGSLQVEALTYIRGRSIPDQFIIIDEAQNLTKHEVKTILTRVGEGSKIVLMGDPKQIDHPYLDEYTNGLTYVAERLKSQGETAHVKLEKGERSGLAQMAADLL, from the coding sequence TTGAAAAACGTTTACGTCCTCGATACAAACGTCCTGCTTCAAGATCCACTTGCGATTTATTCATTTCATGAACATGATGTTATTATTCCGGCGGTTGTGTTAGAAGAAGTTGATTCAAAAAAACGATATATGGATGAAATAGGAAGAAATGCTCGTCAAGTTGCTAGGCTCTTAGATGAATTCAGGGAAAACGGCAAGCTGCATGAAGGAGTGAATTTACCGAGCGGAGGTACATTAAGAGTTGAATTAAACCATCGGTCTTTTGAAAAAATGAAGCAAACTTTTCTGGAAGTAACGAATGATAATCGAATTTTAGCAGTAGCATTAAATATAAAAATTGAAGAAGAAAATACGCTAGTGAAAAAGGTCGTTCTTGTTAGTAAAGATGCACTCATGCGCGTAAAAGCAGATGCTTTAGGGTTGTTTACCGAAGACTTTTTAAGCGATCGCGTTGTTCAATTTGACCGGATGTATAAGGGGTATGAAGAAAAATTTTTACCTCCAAAAAAAATGGATGAGCTTTTTGAAAAAAGAAGGCTTGTTAAACCAGACTTTACCCGAACCATTACCCAGCCACATCAGTTTTATATTTTTCGAGATGAAGCAGCACCTTCGCGTTCAGCGTTAGGGAAAGTGGACAAAGACAATGAATGTGTAGAGCTGTTTATTGCCGCTGATGACCCAGTATGGGGGATCCGAGCGCGAAATGTTCAGCAAAGAATGGCGTTGGATATCCTCACGCGAGACGATATCCCGCTTGTCACATTAGCTGGAAAAGCCGGCACAGGAAAGACGCTGCTTTCCTTGGCAGCAGGTCTTTATCAGACTGAAGACTTGCAAAAATATAAGAAGCTCCTTGTGGCAAGGCCTGTTGTTCCAGTGGGGAAGGATATCGGCTATTTACCTGGAGAAAAAGAAGAAAAATTGCGACCTTGGATGCAGCCGATTTACGATAATCTGGAGTATTTATTTAATGCTAAAAAGCCAGGGGAATTGGATAAAATTTTAGATGGGATGGGTTCACTCCAAGTGGAAGCCTTAACGTATATTCGCGGGAGAAGTATCCCTGATCAATTTATCATTATTGATGAAGCACAAAATTTAACGAAGCATGAAGTGAAGACGATTTTAACTCGTGTCGGGGAAGGAAGCAAAATTGTCCTGATGGGTGACCCGAAACAAATCGATCATCCGTATTTAGATGAATACACAAACGGCTTAACGTATGTAGCTGAACGGTTGAAATCCCAAGGAGAAACAGCCCATGTAAAGCTAGAAAAAGGAGAACGCTCAGGTCTGGCACAAATGGCCGCTGACTTACTTTAA
- the paaA gene encoding 1,2-phenylacetyl-CoA epoxidase subunit PaaA, producing MVLELTQDLSYEEKYQRFMERIEAGDRIEADDWMPDDYREALIRLISMHAVSEIMGALPEKEWVPKAPTLHRKLAIMAKVQDEMGHGQLLLRVAEDLMKPLGKTREDILKDLFTGRLKFHNVFHMKAPTWGDAGIIAWLVDGAAIITQSMSLNSSYGPYARALQRICAEEVFHAQHGESIILALTEGTKEQRVLIQKSLDEWWPALLMFFGPKSKENVGSSNVNKNIKYKIRTKTNEDLRQEFFNKYIPRIQSIGLKVPDETLHYDEEKEEWVYQQPDWNEFKKIVTGHGPMSEQRLDLRRNSYENTQWVRDALSNTSAKEA from the coding sequence ATGGTACTGGAATTAACGCAAGACCTCTCCTATGAGGAAAAGTACCAGCGTTTCATGGAGAGAATCGAAGCTGGTGACAGAATTGAAGCTGACGATTGGATGCCAGATGATTACCGAGAAGCATTGATAAGGCTAATCTCTATGCATGCAGTGAGTGAAATTATGGGAGCGCTTCCAGAAAAGGAATGGGTTCCTAAAGCGCCAACCCTTCATCGTAAGCTAGCGATTATGGCAAAAGTACAAGATGAAATGGGCCACGGGCAGTTACTTTTAAGGGTGGCAGAAGATTTAATGAAGCCGCTTGGGAAAACGAGAGAAGATATTTTGAAAGACTTATTTACTGGTCGGTTAAAATTTCACAATGTTTTTCATATGAAAGCTCCAACGTGGGGAGACGCCGGTATTATTGCCTGGCTCGTGGACGGAGCGGCAATCATTACGCAAAGCATGTCATTAAATAGCTCCTACGGTCCGTATGCACGAGCACTTCAACGCATTTGTGCAGAAGAGGTTTTCCACGCTCAACACGGGGAGAGCATTATTTTAGCATTAACAGAAGGTACAAAAGAACAACGGGTGCTCATTCAAAAGTCACTCGACGAATGGTGGCCAGCACTGTTAATGTTCTTCGGTCCAAAGTCAAAAGAGAATGTAGGGTCATCAAACGTAAATAAAAACATTAAATATAAAATCCGTACGAAAACAAACGAAGACTTACGCCAGGAATTTTTCAACAAATACATTCCCAGAATCCAATCGATCGGCTTAAAAGTTCCGGATGAAACCCTTCATTATGATGAGGAAAAAGAAGAATGGGTGTACCAACAGCCGGATTGGAATGAGTTTAAAAAAATTGTGACAGGACACGGTCCAATGTCAGAACAGCGATTAGATTTGCGACGTAACTCATACGAAAACACACAGTGGGTACGGGATGCCCTTTCTAATACGTCGGCAAAGGAGGCTTAG
- a CDS encoding YhcN/YlaJ family sporulation lipoprotein, with amino-acid sequence MKKSIAAFLLLTLVITGCQPDGNGNTDTDDTLEGQTRGEPTEHQYNQWEGHSGNEVANHLANLCTELPDIRHATAVVLGPYAVVGLDVEPEIDQSDVGTVKHSATEALAEDPYGAQAVVTADPDITARLQEMQREIADGQPVSGIMEELAAIVGRLMPIAPGPEHRKESGGDPSDVNDQRMDQEEENEIDDIQNKQSKGRMNKGND; translated from the coding sequence TTGAAAAAATCAATAGCCGCCTTTCTTTTACTTACACTTGTCATAACGGGCTGTCAGCCAGATGGTAATGGGAACACAGACACAGATGACACCCTTGAAGGTCAAACTCGAGGCGAACCGACTGAACATCAATACAACCAGTGGGAAGGGCATTCAGGTAATGAAGTTGCTAACCATTTAGCGAATTTGTGCACAGAGCTCCCGGATATTAGACATGCTACTGCTGTCGTTTTGGGACCTTATGCCGTTGTTGGATTAGACGTTGAACCTGAGATTGATCAATCAGACGTGGGAACGGTTAAACATTCTGCGACTGAAGCCTTAGCTGAGGACCCATATGGTGCTCAAGCTGTAGTCACTGCAGACCCAGACATTACAGCACGTCTTCAAGAGATGCAAAGAGAAATTGCCGATGGACAACCTGTTTCAGGGATTATGGAAGAGCTGGCAGCGATTGTAGGTAGATTAATGCCTATTGCACCAGGACCTGAACACCGAAAAGAATCAGGTGGAGATCCATCAGATGTAAACGATCAGCGTATGGATCAAGAGGAAGAAAACGAAATCGATGACATTCAAAACAAGCAAAGTAAAGGTCGAATGAACAAAGGGAATGATTAA